In Acanthopagrus latus isolate v.2019 chromosome 23, fAcaLat1.1, whole genome shotgun sequence, the genomic window GCTGCGCTTTCCCTACAATATCGTATTAGAGCTCCTTCGTTTTGTTTACTTCCGCTGGTGGTCACAATGCATAGGTCCGACAGCGAAGGTGCGGCAGCATTTCGTTCCGCTttgaaatgatgacattttattccaAACGTGTGTTTAAAATCAGAGAGGGGGGGACTCTGCTTTGGAATAAGCtgaggatctgtgtgtgtgtgtgtgtgtgtgtgtgtgtgtgtgtgtgtgtgtgtgtgtgtgtgtgtgtgtgtgtgtgtgtgtgtgtgtgtgtgtttacaatcaCAATAATATCGCATTCCCTTATACTTATTTTTTGTACCCCAAAACATTTatgacagctacagttacaACAGCTATGCAAGATACAACagtttaatatatttaaaacattgaTAAAAAATAGGATGCATTGTTCAACTCTCCGAGCCATGTAAAACAGGTAGACATGAGCTCCATCTCCACTCGGCACTATGTGCGAATGTTACACATTATGGCGTCAGTAGTTaaaatcaaatatatatttatgtggcAGTAAAAGGGTCCTTTTCTCGcttgtgattatttttaataCTTCTTACATCAGATATATTTTGATTACAATACTTCCGCTCTGTTACACCTCTGATATGTGGAATCCACCACGTGAGAAGTAAATGTGAAAAGACGCAGGTATAAATCTTCACTGCGGATTTTAAACACAAGCTTTGAATAAAATGCCATCAGTTGGAAGCGGAACGAAAAGTTGCCGCACTGTCGGACCTTTAAAGTGTGACTTCCAGCGGAAATAAACAACCAGCGCTAGCAGTGTTAGATACGTCCGTGCAGTGAATGAGCCCGGACTCGATATTGTGGTGAAAGCGCAGCTTGAATTTCATATAACCAACAATGTCTTCAGTTGAGTgtttgagagagtttgtcaaCGAGCGactaacagctgctgctgaagaaatattcagagtttttaaacaaactatCGTCGAGTACGAGGAAGAGATCGACCGTCAGCGCAAACTGCTGGACATCGTTTGGAAACCTGAAATAAAGCTACACAGGATAGGTTTGTGAAACTTAtttttgggaaaatgtgatgcatGTAAGACGTCTAGCTTCAGCTAATTTGTAGTCTTTGTCCCTGGTCAGGcttagaatagaataaaatatgcTGAACACATTAAATGCAATTATACAAAGGCAGTGGATGATACAGTGAATAggtacaaataaacacagctgcagttataTATTTCAGATTAAAACGCAAGTTAAATTTAGCATTCAACATAGAATAAAGTGTTGTATGGACAATGACTCGAGAGAAGTTAATGTtgcacatttctgctgctgcttgagcCACAGTTTAACTTTCACATTAAACATCTTAAGTTCTTTACTCTGTTAATGACACAAAACACGCATTTGATCCttagatgtatttattttgtacttATCTCCTCACATGTCTGCATGTCTTCCTTTCCATCACAGTTATCTTAAACGTTTTCTTGCGtgtccctccagagctcccTCAGCAACATGTCTGTATGGAGGAGGAGTTTctggctgagcagcagctcttaaaccaggagaggaactccagtctggaccaagaggacccagagcctccacagattaaagaggaacagcagGAACTGTGCATCAGTCATGAAGGAGAGCCGCTTGAACTGAAGCTGGAGACTGATGCCTTTATGTTGACTCCTGCTGATGAGGACAGTGTCCACAGTGAACCAGAACTAAAAAGTGACCaccagctgctctctgacaACTCTCATGTAGCTGAGAGTCAGGACCAGAGAGGAGGCAAGCATGGAGACTCAAGATCAACCAGATATGCGAAGCCAGAACCAACGAAGAGACTTGACAACAGTCAAAGTCACAGTTACAACAAGAAGAACTTCAAGTTGTCAGGGATTCGACAGAGTACTCTTAAAGGAAAGAAGTCTTTCAGATGTGAAATTTGTGGGAGAGGTTTTAAGCAGAGGTTGCCTTGGCAGAGACACCTGCGCATTCACACTCTTGGGAGAACATATGCTTGCAAAGCATGTGGGAAAAGTTTTACaaaaagctttaatttgaaagtccACATGAGAATTCATACGGGGGAGAAGCCGTATTCATGCGAAATATGTGGAGAAGACTTCCGATATGGCAGCGCATTAAAAGTTCACATGAgagttcacacaggtgagagaccatattgttgtgaaatgtgtggGAGAGGGTTTATATCCAGCGGTAACTTGCTGATgcacatgagaatccacacaggtgagaagccgtatACATGCAACACATGTGGTAGAAGTTTTGTACAAAATGGCGGTTTAAAAAGCCACATGAGAAGACACACAGGGGAGAAGCCATACTCTTGGAAATTATGTCAAAAAATCAGACGAGATCTCACTCAGGGGAGAAGTAGTACATTGGTAAACCGTGTCGGGGAGGATTCACACAAAGCTTCAGTTGGAAATTCCACATGACAGCCCACATAAGTTTGAAaccaaacactgtaaaatgtgcaGTATAAGATATGAGATCACATACAGGCAGGTTGCCTTGTATCAGCAGACCATGTTGGAGGCAACTGATTTACTTGTGGTTTGtggtcaaaacacacaaaaaacatacaagaaaCACGTGAGGATCAATCTGTGATCAGTCATAATGAAGCCGACTACACGTTTGCAAACTTCTCTGATTCAATCTTCttgaatatgaatgtttttttctttcttgactcctctctgacagtcaagtgaatatttttgggttttggacaaaacaagacttgtgagaacatgtttgttggcttcaggaaacactgatcaacattgTTCACCatgttatgacattttatagacccaaaaactaatcagttaattgtGAAAATAGTCAACAAATGAATCAACTATCAAAATTATTATCACAtctgcttcacttcacttcaaacATAAATCTTAACAGGTTTCTAATTGGTGCATTTTTGTATTgacatattgtacttttaagTGTATTTGAGCAATATGTCTCAGAACAGTCACAGTCTTGTATATCTTAAAAATCTCTGTCTcacactgtgctgtctgtcaaactgctgGTGAGATGTGGATGACAGATTGTTTAGATaagaacattttccaaatgtcataaatgatcattttttttaacagagcagTGTCTTGTGGTTCTTGTCAGTAGttcaacacactgacagactgatcTAGATTCAGATGCACTGACATGAAacaagactgaaaaatgaaaatagtttcACGTCTGTAATCATATAATTAAGAACATGTGAGCAATATTTGAACAAATTCTTCACCACTTTCAGGAGCACGTGCTGTTAAATTGTTACCCCAAAACATTCATATGACAGTTTAATTTACAACAGCTTTGCAAGCtatgaattattttaaaaacactgataagaaGTAATATGCTTTGTTCAGCTGTGCGATGGTTCTGAAACAGGTGCAACTGAGCTCCATCTTCACTCAGTTCTTCAAACAAATGTTACACATTAGGCATCAGTAATTAGAATCTAATTTATATGTATGTGGCACCAAAAGCGTCATTTTCTGCATAGTGAATATTTTAATACTACTTAATTCAAATATAATCTGATAACAGTACTTCCACTCTGTTACGTCTCTGACATGTGGAATCCATCTTTTACAAAAGAGAAGTAAATGTCCTTGTGAAATGAAGCAGGTGTAAATCTTTTCTGCTGATTTTAAACACACgttttgaataaaatgtcatcagttgaAAGCAGAGCAAAAAGCAGCCGCACGTCCACTGTTGGACCTTTACACTGTGACCTCCAGTGGAAGTCAACAAAACCAGATGGAAAACCACCCTGTGTTGTGAATGAGCCAGATGACGATATTGTAGTGAAGGTGCAGCTAAGTATTGAATTTCATATAAACAACGTCTTCAGTTGAGTGTTTGTCACCGAGTGactaacagctgctgctgaggaaatattcagagtttttaaacaaactatCGACAAGTACGAGGAAGAGATCGAccccctgctggaaaaaaacagcatagaccagcaccaaaacacaccatatgctggtcttgctggtgaccagtcagtagcaagaccagcatatggTGTGTTTTAATGCTGGTCTATGCTAGTTTTTCCAGCGGGGCGTCAGCGCAAACTGCTGGATAACATTTGTAAACCTGACATAAAGTTACACAGGATAGGTTTGTGAAACGTTACTCTGTTAAtcacacaaaagacacatttgattcttagatgtatatttttttactaATCTCTTCGCATGTCCGCACGTCATCTTTACTATCACAGTTGTATcttattcattttgttgtgtgtccctccagagctcccacagcagcatgtctgtaaggaggaggaggttctcACTGAGCAGCAGCCTCCACAGAtcaaagaggaacaggaggaactgtgcaccagtcaggagggagagccGCTTGAACTGAAGCTGGAGACTGATGCCTTTATGTTGACTCCTGCAGATGAGGACAGTGTCCACAGTGAACCAGAACTAAAAAGTGACCaccagctgctctctgacaACTCTCATGTAGCTGAGAGTCAGGACCAGAGAGGAGGCAAGCATGGAGACTCAGGATCAACTAGAGATGCAGAGCCAGAACCAACGAAGAGACCTGACAGCAGTGAACGTCACAGTTACAACAAGAACAACTTCAAGTTGTCGGGGATTCGACAGAgtgcttttaaagaaaataagtcTTTCAGATGTGAAATTTGTGGGAGAGGTTTTAAGCAGAGGTTGCCTTGGCAGAGACACCTGCGCATTCACACTCTTGGGAGAACATATGCTTGCAAAGCATGTGGGAAAAGTTTTACaaaaagctttaatttgaaagtccACATGAGAATTCATACGGGGGAGAAGCCGTATTCATGCGAAATATGTGGAGAAGACTTCCGATATGGCAGCGCATTAAAAGTTCACATGAgagttcacacaggtgagagaccatattgttgtgaaatgtgtggGAGAGGGTTTATATCCAGCGGTAACTTGCTGATGCACATGAGAAAACGCACGTGTGAGAAGCCATAAAGGTGCAACACATGTGGGAGAAGTTTTGTACAAAATGGCGGTTTAAAAAGCCACATGAGAAGACACACAGGGGAGAAGCCATACTCTTG contains:
- the LOC119013443 gene encoding zinc finger protein 585B-like, translated to MSSVECLREFVNERLTAAAEEIFRVFKQTIVEYEEEIDRQRKLLDIVWKPEIKLHRIELPQQHVCMEEEFLAEQQLLNQERNSSLDQEDPEPPQIKEEQQELCISHEGEPLELKLETDAFMLTPADEDSVHSEPELKSDHQLLSDNSHVAESQDQRGGKHGDSRSTRYAKPEPTKRLDNSQSHSYNKKNFKLSGIRQSTLKGKKSFRCEICGRGFKQRLPWQRHLRIHTLGRTYACKACGKSFTKSFNLKVHMRIHTGEKPYSCEICGEDFRYGSALKVHMRVHTELPQQHVCKEEEVLTEQQPPQIKEEQEELCTSQEGEPLELKLETDAFMLTPADEDSVHSEPELKSDHQLLSDNSHVAESQDQRGGKHGDSGSTRDAEPEPTKRPDSSERHSYNKNNFKLSGIRQSAFKENKSFRCEICGRGFKQRLPWQRHLRIHTLGRTYACKACGKSFTKSFNLKVHMRIHTGEKPYSCEICGEDFRYGSALKVHMRVHTELPQQHVCKEEEVLTEQQLLNQERNSSLDQEDPEPPQIKEEQQELCISHEGEPLELKLETDAFMLTPADEDSVHSEPELQSDHQLLSDNSHVAESQDQRGGKHGDSGSTRDAEPEPTKRPDSSESHSDNENNFNLSEIQQSTLTDKKSFRCDSCGKYFKQRLPWQRHLRIHTCQRTFACKICGGVFTKSFNLKVHMRIHTGEKPYSCKTCGKEFQTSSAVKVHMRVHTGEKPYPCEICGKGCTSSSQLLMHTRIHTGEKPYTCKTCGKDFRYGSALKVHMRVHTGEKPYSCKICGRGFVSSSHLLMHMRIHTGEKPYTCKTCGRSFAQNGSLKSHMRRHTGEKPYSCKLCGKDFQSSSALKVHTRSHSGEKPYICNTCGRGFTQSFNLKFHMTTHLS